Proteins co-encoded in one Brassica oleracea var. oleracea cultivar TO1000 chromosome C4, BOL, whole genome shotgun sequence genomic window:
- the LOC106341188 gene encoding LOB domain-containing protein 29 — MSSSGSPCGACKFLRRKCANGCVFAPYFCHDQGAPHFAAIHKVFGASNASKILSNLPISDRCEAAITISYEAQARLQDPIYGCVSHIFALQQQVVNLQAQLEILKQQAAQSIMFADSPSSVNPNSYYGDNTKTSYHHDHHHEHRNIHHHDETRLVYQTGSSWMVQHGDATVNSYPTGNCSGFGEVSIYPDLEQHLNSFNQDHLKELQSANFGYISFS; from the exons ATGAGTAGCTCTGGCTCTCCTTGTGGAGCTTGTAAGTTTCTTAGGAGGAAATGTGCAAATGGATGTGTGTTTGCTCCATACTTTTGTCATGACCAAGGAGCTCCACACTTTGCAGCCATTCACAAGGTCTTTGGAGCTAGCAATGCTTCTAAAATTCTCTCGAATCTCCCCATTAGTGATCGTTGTGAAGCCGCCATTACAATCTCTTATGAAGCACAAGCTAGGCTTCAAGATCCAATTTATGGCTGTGTCTCTCATATCTTTGCTCTCCAACAACAG GTTGTGAATCTACAAGCGCAGCTTGAGATTCTAAAGCAACAGGCTGCACAAAGCATAATGTTTGCTGATTCACCATCATCAGTAAACCCTAATAGTTATTATGGAGACAATACTAAGACTTCTTATCATCATGATCATCATCATGAACATCGAAATATTCATCATCATGATGAGACCCGTTTGGTTTACCAAACCGGAAGTTCATGGATGGTTCAGCACGGAGATGCGACAGTTAATAGTTACCCCACCGGGAACTGCTCGGGCTTTGGAGAAGTCTCCATCTACCCTGATTTGGAACAACATTTGAACTCTTTCAATCAAGATCATCTCAAAGAGCTTCAGTCAGCAAATTTTGGCTACATCTCCTTCTCATGA